A window of Castanea sativa cultivar Marrone di Chiusa Pesio chromosome 1, ASM4071231v1 contains these coding sequences:
- the LOC142624181 gene encoding uncharacterized protein LOC142624181, with the protein MYTNGSSNRQAGGAGVVLQSPEGDEIECMVCLDFPITNNEAEYEALIAGLDLAKAVGASNMVIHCDSQVVTNQVNGDYECKGEKMKKYLEQTKRRVNELQAKIVQIPRGENEQAGRFAKAASVEYMITLDKVLSFIQLSPLIDVVNIQEISSEGN; encoded by the coding sequence ATGTACACTAACGGATCATCCAACAGACAAGCTGGTGGAGCAGGGGTCGTACTTCAATCTCCAGAAGGCGACGAGATCGAATGCATGGTCTGTCTCGACTTCCCTATAACTaataacgaagcagagtatgaagcaCTAATAGCGGGGCTAGATCTCGCCAAAGCAGTAGGGGCCTCGAATATGGTTATCCATTGCGATTCCCAAGTTGTCACAAACCAAGTGAACGGTGATTATGAATGTAAGGGCGAAAAGATGAAGAAGTACTTGGAGCAAACAAAGAGAAGGGTAAATGAGTTGCAGGCCAagatagtccaaattccaagaggagagAATGAGCAAGCCGGCCGTTTTGCCAAGGCCGCATCGGTGGAATACATGATCACCCTCGACAAGGTACTCTCCTTTATTCAGCTCTCACCACTGATAGATGTCGTCAATATACAGGAGATAAGTTCCGAAGGCAATTAG
- the LOC142624172 gene encoding uncharacterized protein LOC142624172, with product MIIGGIATTRSYKKACKTYLRMVQNIQLTGSVPKMARIDNPLIGFLEEDTRRLHHPHDDALVVTIQARDYNMHQVLVDNGSSTDILYYPTFQQMGIGRERLVPTNAPLVGFRGTRVFPLGIATLAVTVGNYPQQITKNVTFLMVDCSSAYNAIIGRPTLNSWRP from the coding sequence ATGATCATAGGAGGCATTGCGACTACCAGGTCGTACAAAAAGGCCTGCAAGACTTACCTCAGGATGGTTCAGAACATCCAGCTGACGGGTTCCGTACCCAAGATGGCGCGGATCGACAACCCCCTCATTGGATTCTTGGAAGAAGATACGCGACgtcttcaccacccacatgatgacGCACTCGTCGTCACCATACAAGCAAGAGACTACAACATGCACCAAGTTTTGGTTGACAATGGCAGCTCAActgacatcctctactaccccacattccagcagatggggattggtAGGGAGCGACTAGTTCCAACTAACGCTCCGCTCGTTGGCTTTAGAGGGACGAGGGTATTCCCCCTTGGCATCGCCACTTTGGCTGTAACTGTAGGCAACTATCCTCAGCAGATCACTAAGAATGTAACATTCCTCATGGTCGATTGTTCGTCGGCTTACAACGCCATCATAGGACGGCCTACCCTCAATTCGTGGAGGCCATAA
- the LOC142624167 gene encoding uncharacterized protein LOC142624167 — translation MPQVESYDGSKDPLDHLESFKTLMHLQKVPDAIMCRAFPTTLKGPARIWFSRLTPNFIGTFKELSAQFASHFIGRHRYKKSTPCLMNIKQRKDETLRSYITHFNKEAFSIDEANDKILVAAFTNGLRKGKFLFSLYKNDPKTMSEVLYMETKYMNAEDALLARKEKPKKRKRQEDARSDRGRKMARTGEQWEARRSKPPAGKFTSFNPLTAPIDQVLMQIKDDEAPTFPGKLKGDPNKRSRDKYCHFHRNHGHYTAECYDLKQQIKALIRQ, via the coding sequence ATGCCACAGGTAGAAAGTTACGACGGGTCCAAGGATCCCTTagatcacttggagtctttcaAGACCCTGATGCACCTTCAAAAGGTGCCAGACGCAATCATGTGCAGAGCCTTCCCCACTACGTTGAAGGGACCCGCAAGGATCTGGTTTAGTAGACTGACACCCAACTTCATTGGTACTTTCAAAGAGTTAAGCGCCCAATTCGCCTCGCACTTCATTGGAAGGCACAGGTATAAGAAATCCACCCCATGCCTGATGAACATTAAGCAGCGGAAAGACGAGACGTTGAGGTCTTACATAACTCACTTTAACAAGGAGGCCTTCTCGATCGACGAAGCAAACGACAAGATACTCGTAGCGGCATTCACCAATGGGCTGCGGAAAGGAAAGTTCCTATTTTCCCTATATAAGAATGACCCGAAGACCATGTCAGAGGTGCTTTACATGGAgaccaagtacatgaacgcgGAAGATGCACTACTAGCCCGAAaagagaaacccaaaaaaaggaaaagacagGAAGATGCACGATCGGACAGGGGGCGGAAGATGGCTAGAACTGGAGAACAATGGGAGGCCCGACGCTCCAAACCACCCGCAGGAAAGTTCACGAGCTTCAACCCGCTGACTGCCCCAATCGACCAAGTACTGATGCAAATTAAGGATGATGAAGCCCCGACTTTTCccggcaagctgaagggagatcctaacaagagATCAAGGGACAAATACTGCCATTTTCATCGTAATCACGGCCACTACACAGCTGAatgctatgacttgaagcaacaaataaaagCTCTTATTAGACAATGA